TGGCGCTCGGCCACGTCGGGCTGCTGCATCGCCGCGGCATCGACGTCAACCGAGCGCGCCAGCCTGCGACCCGCGAGCGCCAGCAGCGGGGTGACCATCATGCCGAGCGCGGTGACCGTCTGCCAGAACCGTCCCGTCTCGGGCGAAATCAGCTGGGCCGAAAGCGCGGCGGTCAGAACGATCAGCGTGGTTTCCGACGGACTCGACATCAGGATGCCGGCCTCCGTCGAAGTGCCGCGGCGGGCGCCCATCACGCGCAGCAGCAGCGCTGTGACCACCGCCTTGAGCAGCAGCACGGCGGCCGTCGCGAGCAGGATCGGGCCGAGGTCGTCCCACACGGCTTCGAGGTCGATCGACATGCCGATGGTGATCAGGAAGATACCTAGGGCGAGGCCCTGGAACGGCGCGGTGATCGCTTCGACCTCGGTGTGATATTCGGTCTCGGCGATGAGCAGGCCTGCGATCAGCGCGCCGACAATGGGGGATAGTCCGACCCCCGCGGTCGCCAGCGCGGCGACGATCACCACGAGCAGGCTGGCGGCGAGGAACACCTCGGGGCTCTTGGTCCGTGCCGCCTGGGCGAACAGCGGCGGCAGCAGGAAGCGCCCGAAGACGAGCAGCCCGAGGATCATCGCCAGCCCCAGCAGCAGGGTGTGCAGCAGGTCGCCGATGCCGCCGCCCGCCGCCGGGGCGAGCGCGCCGAGCAGGAAGATGATCGGGACGAGCGCGATGTCCTCGAACAGCAGCATGGCGAGCGCCGCCTTGCCGACCGGCGTGCCGCTGTCGGCGATCTTCAGGACCAGCGCGGTCGAGGACATGGCGAGCGCCAGGCCCAGTGCCAGCGCGCCGGTGGGCGTTTCGCCCGTTGCGACGAGGCCGATGGCGAGCGCCACGCCACAGACGATCAGTTCGAGCGCGCCGACCCCGAACACCTGCTTGCGCATCTGCCAGAGGCGGTTGAACGACAGCTCTAGCCCGATCGTGAACAGCAGCAGGATGATGCCGAACTCGGCGAAAGGCCCCAATCCTTGTGGATCGGTGATGGTGAAATGGACCAGCCACGGATAGTCGCGGACATGCGCGCCGAGGCCGTAGGGGCCGACCAGCAGGCCGACGAAGATGAACCCGATGATCGGCGTGATCCGGAAGCGCGCGAACAGCGGGATGACGATCCCAGCGGCCCCCAAAATGACAAGTGCGTCGGAAAGTACGGGCGAATAAAGTTCTGAGCCTGCCATTGTCCGGCATTATGGCATGATGCGCCGAATTGTCACGGAGGCAGCATGACACAGGCAGACAAAAAGCCCGATGTGATCCCCGACGTCATCATTGTCGGCGGCGGGCCGGCGGGCATGATGGCGGGCATGCTGCTCGCCCGTTCGGGCATTTCCACGCTGGTCCTGGAGAAGCACGCGGATTTCTTCCGCGATTTCCGCGGCGACACGGTGCACCCCTCGACGATGGAGCTGCTGTCCGAGCTCGGCATGCTCGATCGTTTCCTGGCCCGGCCGCACCACCGGCTGAATGGCGCCGAGATTTCGTGGGAAGGGCGGCTGTTCAAGGTCGCCGACCTCAGCCACCTGCCGACGCCTGCACCGTTCATCGCGATGATGCCGCAGTGGGATTTCCTCGATTTCCTGCGCGACGAGGCGGCGGCTTTCCCTGCGTTTCAGCTGCGCATGACGGCCCCGGTCACTGGCTTCATCGAGGAAGCCGGCCGGATCGTCGGAGTAACCGTGGCGCCGGGCGAGGACCTGCGCGCGGGCAAGCTCGTGCTCGCCTGCGACGGGCGCGATTCGCTGGTGCGGGGGCAGCAATTGCTCCCGGTCGAAGACCTCGGCGCGCCGATCGACGTGTTCTGGTTCGCGGTGCCCAAGCCTAAACAGGGCCACGCGGTGCGCGGTGCCATTCGCGGCAACCACATGATCGTCCAGATCGACCGCGGCGACTACTGGCAATGCGCCTATGTGATCACCAAGGGCAGCGCCGAGGCCATTCGCGAGCGCGGGATCGAGGCGTTCCGCGCCGAAGTGCGCGCCTCGGCGCCGCAACTGGAGAACCTGGAGAGCGCCTTGCCCGATTTCTCCGCCGTAAAGCTGCTGTCGGTCTCGCTCGACCGGCTGACGCGCTGGCATCGGCCGGGCCTGCTGGCGATCGGCGACGCGGCCCATGCGATGAGCCCGGTCGGCGGTGTCGGCATCAACCTGGCGATCCAGGATGCCGTGGCGACCGCGAACCTGCTGGCCGAGCCGCTGACCTCTGCGGGCCATGCCAATGCTGACGATGACCTGCACCGCGTCCAGGACCGGCGCCTGCTGCCCACGCGCGTGATCCAGGCCGGCCAGCGCGCCGCGCACGAATCGCTGCTGCGGCCGCTGATCTCGGGCGAGCCCGAGCAGCGCAGCGAGCCGCCGGCCTTCCTCAAGCTCTTGAACCGTTTCGCCGTGCTGCAGCGCCTGCCGGCGCGTGCAATCGGCCTGGGCTTCCGGCGCGAGCATCTGACCGCGCCGAAGGCCTGATGCACACAAAGAAAAACCCTCTCCCCGGCGGGGGAGAGGGTTTTCTGTTCAGCCCGAAAGGGGCGTGAGGCTTAGTTCCACTTCGCCATTTCGGCGTCGAGGCCCTTGACGATTTCCTCGAAGAAGCCCTCGGTCGTCAGCCAGTTCTGGTCGGGACCGATCAGCAGCGCGAGATCCTTGGTCATCTTGCCGGCTTCGACGGTCTCGATGCAGACGCGCTCGATCGTCTCGGCGAACTTCACCACGTCGGGGGTGTCGTCGAACTTGCCGCGGTACATCAGGCCGCGCGTCCAGGCGAAGATCGAGGCGATCGGGTTGGTCGAGGTCGACTTGCCCTGCTGGTGCATGCGGTAGTGGCGGGTGACCGTGCCGTGGGCGGCTTCGGCCTCGACGGTCTTGCCGTCGGGCGAGAGCAGCACCGAGGTCATCAGGCCCAGCGAGCCGAAGCCCTGGGCGACGGTGTCCGACTGGACGTCGCCGTCGTAGTTCTTGCAGGCCCAGACGAACTTGCCCGACCACTTGAGCGCCGAGGCGACCATGTCGTCGATCAGGCGGTGCTCGTAGGTGATGCCGGCAGCGTCGAACTTGGCCTTGAACTCGGCGTTGAACACCTCTTCGAACAGATCCTTGAAGCGGCCGTCATAGGCCTTCATGATCGTGTTCTTGGTCGACAGGTACAGCGGCCAGCCGAGGTTGAGCGAATAGTTCATCGAGGCGCGGGCGAAGTCGCGGATCGAATCGTCGAGGTTGTACATCGTCATCGCGACGCCGGAGGTCGGGAAGTCGAATACCTCGAGGTCGATCGTCTTGCCGTCGGCGCCGTCGAACACCATGCGCAGCTTGCCGGGGCCCGGGATCAGCGTGTCGGTGGCGCGATACTGGTCGCCGAAGGCGTGACGGCCGATGACGATCGGGTCGGTCCAGCCGGGCACCAGGCGGGGCACGTTCGAGATCACGATCGGCTCGCGGAAGACGACGCCGCCCAGGATGTTGCGGATCGTGCCGTTGGGCGACTTCCACATTTTCTTGAGCTTGAATTCCTCGACGCGCTGCTCGTCGGGCGTGATCGTCGCGCACTTCACGGCGACGCCGAATTCCTTGGTCGCGTTGGCCGAATCGACGGTGATCTGGTCGTTGGTCTCGTCGCGCTTCTCGATCGACAGGTCGTAATACTTGAGGTCGATGTCGAGGTAGGGGAGGATCAGCCGCTCGCGGATCCACTGCCAGATGATCCGCGTCATCTCGTCGCCGTCCATCTCGACGACGGGGTTCTTCACCTTGATCTTAGCCATAGCGCTCAACACTCCCGGGGATTGGAAAACGGGGAGCCTCTGACACGTCCTAAACCGGCTGGCAAGGCCAACCGCGGCGCTAATATCGACTGGACAGGGGCGCAAGTGCGGGCCACTTCGAGGTAACGAAACACGAGAGGAGCATTCGATGAGCGAGGAAGTTCTGGTCAGCGTCGCCGACGGCGTCATCGAGGTGACGATCAACCGGCCCGAAGCGCGCAACGCCATGTCGAAAGCCGCTGCCGAGGGCATTTCCGCGGCGATGGACCGGCTCGATGCCGAGAACGACCTGCGTTGCGCGATCCTGACCGGCGCGGGCGGCACCTTCTGCTCGGGCATGGACCTCAAGGGCTTCCTTTCGGGCGAGATGCCGGTCGTGCCGGGGCGCGGTTTCGGCGGGCTGACCGACTGGACGCCGAAGAAGCCGGTGATCGCCGCGGTCGACGGTTTCGCGCTCGCCGGCGGCATGGAACTGGCGCTGGCCTGCGACCTCATCGTCGCCAACGTCAACGCCAAGTTCGGCGTCCCCGAAGTGAAGCGCGGCCTCGTCGCCGCGGGCGGTGGCGTGGTCCAGCTACCGCGCCTGCTGCCGCGTCCGCTGGCGATGGAACTTGCGCTGACCGGCGATCCGATCACCGCGCAGCGCGCTTATGATCTGGGGCTGGTCAATCGCGTCACCGACGGCCCGGCGATCGAGGCGGCGCGCGAACTGGCGCGCACTATTGCCGAGAACGGCCCGCTGGCGGTCGCCGCATCGAAGGGCATCGTGCGCGACTCCTGGCTCTGGGACGTGTCGGAGATCAATGCCAAGCAGGGCCCCTACATCGCCCACGTCTTCACCTCCGAGGATGCGCGCGAGGGCGCCACCGCCTTCGCCCAGAAGCGCAAGCCTAACTGGCAGGGTAAGTAAGGGCCTTTCCAGCCTGACGGGTGCCGCAAGGCAAGGACGGATGTCCTTGCCGTACCCGATAAAAACGAAAAAGGCGCCCCGGGTGCGGCGCCTTTTCAAGCCTGGCGAATGGTGGGCGTAGCAAAGGATTGAACTTGCGACCCCTACGATGTCCTCGACAATGTCACGCCGTTCTGGCTGACCAATACGGGCGTCTCGTCGGGCCGTCTCTACTGGGAAAACAAGACCGGCTTTTTCAGCCCCAAAGGCGTCAAGGTTCCGGTGGCTGTGAGCGATTTCACTGACGAAATCTACGGCACGCCGCGCGCGTGGGCCGAGCAGGCATATCCGGGCCTCGTCTACTACAACCAGCCGGCGAAGGGCGGTCACTTCGCCTCCTGGGAACAGCCCGAACTGCCGGTCCACGATCTCCGGGAAGGCTTCCGTTCGCTTTGCTCGGTCTGACCGTTGCCGGGCGGAGCTTGGGCGCGGCACCTGCATTCCCCGCAGGTGTCGCGCCCACCTTCATCGACATGCGCGAGGTACCATATGTACCCGCGCGCAATGGAGGCATTCATGACCCAGTATCGCAAGACAACAGAAGCCGTCGCCGCCCTTTCATCCGAAGAGTTTCGCGTGACGCAACAGAGCGGCACCGAGCGGCCCGGCACCGGTAAATACCTGAACAACAAGGAATCCGGTATCTACGTCGATATCGTATCCGGAGAACCGTTGTTCGCATCATCCGACAAATACGGATCGGGCTGCGGCTGGCCGAGCTTTACCAAGCCGATCGAACCAGCGAACGTCAGCGAGCTCAAGGACAACACGCACGGCATGATCCGCACCGAAGTGCGCTCGGCAGGCGGCGACAGCCACCTCGGCCATGTCTTCGACGACGGTCCGCCCGATCGTGGCGGGCTGCGCTATTGCATCAACTCGGCCTCGCTCCGCTTCGTCCCCCGCGCCGAAATGGAGGCGCAAGGCTACGGCGCTTATCTCGATCAGGTGGAGGACGTGGCATGAACCAGGAACGCGCTATCCTCGCCGGGGGCTGCTTCTGGGGCATGCAGGATCTCGTCCGCCGGCAGCCCGGCGTAATCTCGACCCGCGTCGGCTATTCGGGCGGTGAAGTGCCCAACGCGACCTACCGGAATCACGGCAACCATGCCGAAGCGCTGGAGATCATATTCGACCCCGACCAGACTAGTTTCCGCGCTCTGCTGGAGTTCTTCTTCCAGATCCACGACCCGACGACGGTCAACCGGCAGGGCAACGATATCGGCGCCAGCTATCGCTCGGCCATCTTCTACACGAGCGAAGAACAGAAGCGGGTTGCCGAAGATACTATCGCCGATGTCGAGGCTTCGGGGCTCTGGCCGGGCAAGGTCGTGACCGAAGTGACCCCAGCTGGCGATTTCTGGGAGGCAGAGCCCGAGCACCAGGACTATCTGGAGCGGATTCCGAACGGTTACACCTGCCATTTCCCCCGGCCGGGCTGGAAATTGCCGCACCGTTCCGTTGCAGGCTGACGCATCAAAGGAAGGCGCATCAAAGCCGGAGATGCGCCTTCCGTCCAATCTCGGGATCCGGCGCGCGACTTTCAGGATCATCGTGATGAAGGGCTATATTGAGGCTTTGCTCGCCGCTACGGTTGTCACGTTCTCCGCCCCGTCTGGAGCGCAGGTTTCCCCTGGAGGTGTCACGCGCACGGATCTTCAACGTCACGATCTCTCGATTGCCGGGCATGAGACAGTTCAGGCGCGGATTGATATTGCCCCCGGCGCTGTCGCGCCGTGGCACAGACATCCTGGTGAAGAGGTGATCTACATAATCGAGGGGACGCTCGAATATCAGCTTGAGGGACACCAGCCCGTCACGCTGAAGGCAGGACAGATTCTCTTCGTCCCCGCTGGCGTGGCGCATATGGCGCGCAACCGCGGGAGTACCAATGGCGCGGAACTCGCGACCTATATCGTGGAAAAGGGCAAGCCACTTCTCGTGCCCGCGCCCGACATCACGCCCTGATACCGTAGGAAGTCCCAGCTTATTTGGCTTGGCGGTCAGTGCCGACAAAGCCGACATTCAGCCGGCGCTACCCGCTCCCTGAAAGCGGTCATTCGTTCATGCCGCATCTCTGCTGCCTTGCGCTGAAATTACTTGGGTGGGCGTGAAGGTGCCAAGTCCAGCGCTTGTCCATTTCCGACGAGCTTTAGCCCGATCACGCCTGCGAGGATCAGTGCGATGGACAAGATCTTGAGGGGCGACGCGGACTCACTCAAGAGTGCGATGCCGATGATTGCGGTGCCTGCCGCACCGATACCCGTCCGCACAGCGTAGCCGGTCCCAACCGGTAAAGTGCGGAGCGCGTTCGAGAGAAGGACGACACTCGTCAGACCCGTAATGACGGTGAGAGCCGCGGGAGGCCCGCGCCGGCACGTTGGCCGTAGTAAGTGGCCATCATGGCGTTGGGAATGTCGCCTTCGGATGTCCGGGTGCGGGTCATCGGCGGCATGGCGATGCGGTTCTTGAGCGGAACGATGCCGCCAAGCAGATGGGGCTCGAACAAGTCTGTCATTGCATTTTCCTTCGATCAGATTTGATCGGAGGTTCACTTTCCGGCGGCCGCGACCATCTACACACCGTTTGGTAAGTGGTGGCCTATGAAGCTCATCAACAGATTGCCCGGCCTGCCCGCGGAACGTGCGCTCAAGATCCTTTCGGGGCGCTGGAAAGCGGTGCTCCTGCACACGCTGCTGGAGGGGCCTCAACGTACTTGCGACTTGCAGAACCGGATCGCCGGCATTTCGCAGAAAGTCTTGATCGAGCAGCTTCGGGCGTTCGAGGAGCATGGCATGCTGGTGCGACAAGACTGCGCCGTCCACGAGCAAGGGGTCGAGTATCTTCTGACCCCGCTTGGCCAAAGCATGCGGCCCATCCTGGAAGCGTTGATCGACTGGCGCGCGCATCACGCCCATGAGGTGGGTGAGGGCCACCGCCTGTTCCCCTGCGAAGCCGTCGTAGGGGCTCGGACGGCAAAGGAGGGTTCAAGCGCGCCCGCGAGCTTCGAAGCGGTCGATGACGTCGAAGAGCCTGCCGCAGGTCAGGTCGATGTTTCGCGTCGGCGCCGTCGCGACGCCAAGCAGCAGGCCGGTCCCGGCGTTGTCGGCTGAGGCATACCAGGCCGAGAGCGGTGAAGGTGATATGCCGAAGGCAAGGAGTTCGCGGGCGACAGCAACATCCGGGACGCCGCGCGGCAATCTGAGCAGAACGGCAAGGCCGGGCGCAGCGAGTTGATTCGCGTCAGCGCTCATGCTCAGGCAATCGAGGATCGCCTGCCGCTTGGCAGCGTAGGCGCGCTTCGTTCGGCGCAGGTGCCGCATGTAGTGGCCCTCGCGGATGAACTCTGCCGTCGCGCGTTGCAGCGCGGGCGCCGGGGCTGGTGCCAGGCAGGCGGCAATGTCGGCGAACCGGGAGGTCAGCTCGACCGGCGCGATAAGGAAGCCGAGCCGAAGGCTTGGGCTGATCGTCTTGCTGAATGATCCGATGTGGATGACCCTGCCGTCCCGATCGAGCGACGCGAGTGCCGGCGCTGCCCTGCCAGCCAGTTGCAGTTCGCTGAGATAGTCATCCTCAATGATCCAGGCGGAATTGGCGGCAGCCCATTCGAGCAGGCGGAGCCGGCGCTCGAGTGAAAGC
The window above is part of the Novosphingobium sp. G106 genome. Proteins encoded here:
- a CDS encoding DMT family transporter, translated to MTGLTSVVLLSNALRTLPVGTGYAVRTGIGAAGTAIIGIALLSESASPLKILSIALILAGVIGLKLVGNGQALDLAPSRPPK
- the msrA gene encoding peptide-methionine (S)-S-oxide reductase MsrA; its protein translation is MNQERAILAGGCFWGMQDLVRRQPGVISTRVGYSGGEVPNATYRNHGNHAEALEIIFDPDQTSFRALLEFFFQIHDPTTVNRQGNDIGASYRSAIFYTSEEQKRVAEDTIADVEASGLWPGKVVTEVTPAGDFWEAEPEHQDYLERIPNGYTCHFPRPGWKLPHRSVAG
- a CDS encoding NADP-dependent isocitrate dehydrogenase, producing MAKIKVKNPVVEMDGDEMTRIIWQWIRERLILPYLDIDLKYYDLSIEKRDETNDQITVDSANATKEFGVAVKCATITPDEQRVEEFKLKKMWKSPNGTIRNILGGVVFREPIVISNVPRLVPGWTDPIVIGRHAFGDQYRATDTLIPGPGKLRMVFDGADGKTIDLEVFDFPTSGVAMTMYNLDDSIRDFARASMNYSLNLGWPLYLSTKNTIMKAYDGRFKDLFEEVFNAEFKAKFDAAGITYEHRLIDDMVASALKWSGKFVWACKNYDGDVQSDTVAQGFGSLGLMTSVLLSPDGKTVEAEAAHGTVTRHYRMHQQGKSTSTNPIASIFAWTRGLMYRGKFDDTPDVVKFAETIERVCIETVEAGKMTKDLALLIGPDQNWLTTEGFFEEIVKGLDAEMAKWN
- the msrB gene encoding peptide-methionine (R)-S-oxide reductase MsrB, producing MTQYRKTTEAVAALSSEEFRVTQQSGTERPGTGKYLNNKESGIYVDIVSGEPLFASSDKYGSGCGWPSFTKPIEPANVSELKDNTHGMIRTEVRSAGGDSHLGHVFDDGPPDRGGLRYCINSASLRFVPRAEMEAQGYGAYLDQVEDVA
- a CDS encoding cation:proton antiporter, encoding MAGSELYSPVLSDALVILGAAGIVIPLFARFRITPIIGFIFVGLLVGPYGLGAHVRDYPWLVHFTITDPQGLGPFAEFGIILLLFTIGLELSFNRLWQMRKQVFGVGALELIVCGVALAIGLVATGETPTGALALGLALAMSSTALVLKIADSGTPVGKAALAMLLFEDIALVPIIFLLGALAPAAGGGIGDLLHTLLLGLAMILGLLVFGRFLLPPLFAQAARTKSPEVFLAASLLVVIVAALATAGVGLSPIVGALIAGLLIAETEYHTEVEAITAPFQGLALGIFLITIGMSIDLEAVWDDLGPILLATAAVLLLKAVVTALLLRVMGARRGTSTEAGILMSSPSETTLIVLTAALSAQLISPETGRFWQTVTALGMMVTPLLALAGRRLARSVDVDAAAMQQPDVAERHAIIVGFGRVGRLVADMLASHKQPYVAVDSDADLIRDGQREGYSAVFGDASRADALERLGADNATAIIFTMDEPVAIQRLVKKLRGRYPVLPLIARARDASHAAQLYRAGASHAVPETLEASLQLSEAVLVDLGVAMGPVIASIHEKRDELRAQIMEEGELVEKPKLKSTSLSERLA
- a CDS encoding cupin domain-containing protein, with product MKGYIEALLAATVVTFSAPSGAQVSPGGVTRTDLQRHDLSIAGHETVQARIDIAPGAVAPWHRHPGEEVIYIIEGTLEYQLEGHQPVTLKAGQILFVPAGVAHMARNRGSTNGAELATYIVEKGKPLLVPAPDITP
- a CDS encoding FAD-dependent oxidoreductase, coding for MTQADKKPDVIPDVIIVGGGPAGMMAGMLLARSGISTLVLEKHADFFRDFRGDTVHPSTMELLSELGMLDRFLARPHHRLNGAEISWEGRLFKVADLSHLPTPAPFIAMMPQWDFLDFLRDEAAAFPAFQLRMTAPVTGFIEEAGRIVGVTVAPGEDLRAGKLVLACDGRDSLVRGQQLLPVEDLGAPIDVFWFAVPKPKQGHAVRGAIRGNHMIVQIDRGDYWQCAYVITKGSAEAIRERGIEAFRAEVRASAPQLENLESALPDFSAVKLLSVSLDRLTRWHRPGLLAIGDAAHAMSPVGGVGINLAIQDAVATANLLAEPLTSAGHANADDDLHRVQDRRLLPTRVIQAGQRAAHESLLRPLISGEPEQRSEPPAFLKLLNRFAVLQRLPARAIGLGFRREHLTAPKA
- a CDS encoding crotonase/enoyl-CoA hydratase family protein codes for the protein MSEEVLVSVADGVIEVTINRPEARNAMSKAAAEGISAAMDRLDAENDLRCAILTGAGGTFCSGMDLKGFLSGEMPVVPGRGFGGLTDWTPKKPVIAAVDGFALAGGMELALACDLIVANVNAKFGVPEVKRGLVAAGGGVVQLPRLLPRPLAMELALTGDPITAQRAYDLGLVNRVTDGPAIEAARELARTIAENGPLAVAASKGIVRDSWLWDVSEINAKQGPYIAHVFTSEDAREGATAFAQKRKPNWQGK